Genomic window (Rathayibacter sp. VKM Ac-2760):
CGGCCGCTGCATGGTCGCCGAGGTCATGGGCCGGCACGTGGGCTGGATCGCGCTGCACTCCGGCATGGCTGCGGGCGCGCACGTCATCCTCATCCCGGAGAAGAAGACCTCGATCGAGCAGATCGTCGAGTGGGTGCAGAGCGCCCAGGACCGCGGTCGCGCCCCGCTCGTCGTCGTCGCCGAGGGCTTCTCGCTCGACTCGATGGATGACGCGCACTCCGAGCGCGGCCTCGACGCCTTCGGCCGCCCGCGTCTGGGCGGCATCGGCGAGATGCTCGCCCCGATGATCGAGGACCGCACCGGCATCGAGACCCGCGCGACCACGCTCGGCCACATCCAGCGCGGCGGCACGCCCAGCGCCTTCGACCGGGTGCTCGCCACCCGCCTCGGCATGGCCGCCGCCGACTCCGTCGTCGCCGAGCACTGGGGCCGCATGGTCGCGCTGCGCGGCACCGACATCTACCACGTCGACTTCGCCGAGGCCCTCGGCACCCTGAAGACGGTGCCCGACTCCCGCTACGAGGAGGCGCGCACCCTCTTCGGGTAGCGCGGGACCTCGAGACGCCCGCTCCGCGGGCTACTCGATCAGCACGCTTCCTTGCCGGTCGAGTAGCCGCGGAGCGGCGTATCGAGACCCGGGGCGCTCAGCCCTTCGCGCCGTCCGGCGTCGCCGTCGCGACGATCTGCGCGCGGGCCAGCGTGTGGAAGTGCGCGTTGAAGCCGAGGATCGCCGGCGTCGACTCCGGGTCGAGCTCGAGCTCCTCCACGTCGAGCGCGTGCACGACGAAGAAGTAGCGGTGCTCACGGTCCGGCGGTGCCGCTCCGATGAACTGGCGCAGCCGCATCTCGTTCGGCAGAGTCTGCGCGCCCGCGGGCAGCAGCTCGAAGCCGGCCGCACCGGCGCCGGTGGGCAGCTCGGTGGTGTCGGCGGGCAAGTTGTAGACCGCCCAGTGCCAGAACCCGGAGCCCGTCGGCGCGTCGGGGTCGTACACCGTCACCGCGAAGCTCTTGGTCTCGGCGGGCGCGCCCGACCAGCGCAGCTGCGGCGAGACGTCCTCGCCGCCCGAGCCCTCGCCGTAGTGGCGCGCGGCGAGCGCGGCGCCGTCGCTGATGTCGTCGCTCTCGAGGGTGAAGGTCGGCACCTCGCCGAGGCGGGCGTAGGGGTCGTAGTTCCAGTCGGACATCCGGTTCTCCGTTCGGGCGCGGCAGTCGCGCGCCGTAGGACCAGCCTAGGAACCCCGCGCCGCAGGTCCGAGGGGTTGCGGCGCTCAGGAACCGAGGTAGCGGCCCGGCCGGTGGTTGAAGGCCAGCACGAGGTTCAGCACCACGACGCCGGCCGCCGAGATCAGCACGTTCACCGGCGGGACGACCAGGAGCGCCGCCGCGACCACGC
Coding sequences:
- a CDS encoding YbhB/YbcL family Raf kinase inhibitor-like protein, which gives rise to MSDWNYDPYARLGEVPTFTLESDDISDGAALAARHYGEGSGGEDVSPQLRWSGAPAETKSFAVTVYDPDAPTGSGFWHWAVYNLPADTTELPTGAGAAGFELLPAGAQTLPNEMRLRQFIGAAPPDREHRYFFVVHALDVEELELDPESTPAILGFNAHFHTLARAQIVATATPDGAKG
- a CDS encoding 6-phosphofructokinase, which produces MKIGILTSGGDCPGLNAVIRGAVYKGIKVYDQEFVGFRNGWRGVVDGDLLPLGRPEIQGIAKQGGTILGTSRTNPFEGDNGGPEKIAAMMDRNGIDSIIAIGGEGTLAAAKRLTDAGLKIVGVPKTIDNDLGATDYTFGFDTAVGIATDAMDRLRTTGDSHGRCMVAEVMGRHVGWIALHSGMAAGAHVILIPEKKTSIEQIVEWVQSAQDRGRAPLVVVAEGFSLDSMDDAHSERGLDAFGRPRLGGIGEMLAPMIEDRTGIETRATTLGHIQRGGTPSAFDRVLATRLGMAAADSVVAEHWGRMVALRGTDIYHVDFAEALGTLKTVPDSRYEEARTLFG